Proteins encoded together in one uncultured Desulfosarcina sp. window:
- a CDS encoding GAF domain-containing sensor histidine kinase translates to MKRTVLPDSEDSYERRYHKFASLFNFAPIGYLTIDRDGMIQDINNAAAATLNASCGSLTGRSLLDFIHRDDQDGFYYHKLKCRKIDDTPSFELKMKRADGFFFDAQLQMQSLSMLYGSEPQYSVALVDISEHVRHPSAFALQRQCLEIACTAKDIDTLLQAYVRLVKRYAQCDAAGIRILDEAGNIPYRAWDGFNKEFCAAENRLSVHTDPCMCVAVILGETDPGRPFFTENGSFYINTTRRPDPAVPPGKMCTATSACNTYGYQSVALVPVPIDNAIHGLIHVADRRKNVLPLRVVQVLEAVASRLGLTIQRLRLESRLGETVKTLNELSSHLMTVQEDEQRRIAMELHDGCGQDLNVLKLKLKALQNRLPPDAADLEPAFDQLQDDAGRIIDALRNIAHGLKPAALESLGLSAATRQCIREFSDVTGIEAETQLERLDGIADPMARICLFRIFQEALTNIHKHARATWVLFTVIQDDHRLEIRIVDNGVGFDLLTQSGDATESKGMGLSAMALRCRMIGAKMSLDSEPGRGTRLTIRLPLPAQEASR, encoded by the coding sequence ATGAAGCGAACGGTTTTGCCCGACAGCGAGGACAGTTACGAGCGACGTTATCACAAGTTTGCGTCGTTGTTCAACTTTGCGCCCATCGGGTATTTGACCATCGACCGGGACGGCATGATCCAGGACATCAACAATGCCGCGGCCGCCACTCTGAATGCCTCGTGCGGTTCGTTGACCGGCAGATCTCTTCTCGACTTCATTCACCGGGACGATCAGGACGGCTTTTACTACCATAAGCTGAAATGCCGGAAAATCGACGACACGCCCTCTTTCGAACTGAAAATGAAAAGGGCGGACGGCTTTTTTTTCGATGCCCAGTTGCAGATGCAGTCCCTTTCGATGCTGTATGGCTCCGAACCGCAGTACAGCGTCGCCTTGGTGGACATCAGCGAGCATGTGCGGCATCCTTCCGCTTTCGCCCTTCAGCGGCAGTGCCTGGAGATCGCCTGCACCGCCAAGGACATTGATACGCTTTTACAGGCGTATGTGAGGCTGGTTAAACGCTATGCCCAATGCGATGCGGCGGGGATCCGTATTCTTGACGAAGCGGGCAACATCCCCTACCGGGCCTGGGATGGTTTCAACAAGGAATTTTGCGCTGCCGAAAACCGATTGTCCGTTCACACGGACCCGTGTATGTGCGTTGCGGTGATCCTGGGAGAAACCGATCCGGGCCGGCCGTTTTTCACCGAAAACGGATCGTTTTACATCAACACCACTAGGCGGCCTGATCCCGCGGTGCCGCCAGGAAAGATGTGCACGGCGACAAGCGCCTGCAACACGTACGGCTACCAATCCGTCGCCCTGGTGCCGGTGCCCATCGACAACGCCATCCACGGGTTGATCCATGTGGCCGATCGCCGCAAAAATGTTCTGCCCCTGCGGGTGGTTCAGGTTTTGGAGGCGGTTGCCTCGCGGTTGGGGCTGACCATTCAACGCCTGAGGCTCGAAAGCCGGCTCGGCGAAACCGTGAAGACGCTCAACGAGCTTTCCAGCCATTTAATGACGGTCCAGGAGGACGAGCAGCGGCGCATCGCCATGGAACTTCACGATGGGTGCGGCCAGGATCTGAACGTACTCAAACTGAAGCTCAAGGCTCTCCAGAACCGCCTTCCGCCCGATGCCGCCGACCTTGAACCTGCCTTCGACCAGCTTCAGGACGATGCAGGCAGGATCATCGATGCCCTGCGCAATATCGCCCATGGTCTCAAGCCGGCGGCGCTGGAATCGCTGGGGCTGTCGGCTGCCACCCGGCAGTGCATCCGTGAATTTTCCGATGTCACCGGCATTGAAGCCGAGACGCAGCTTGAACGACTGGACGGGATTGCCGATCCCATGGCCCGGATTTGCCTGTTCCGGATTTTTCAGGAGGCCCTGACCAACATTCACAAACATGCCCGGGCCACATGGGTGCTCTTCACCGTCATTCAGGATGACCATAGACTGGAAATTCGCATTGTAGACAACGGCGTGGGCTTCGATCTTTTGACCCAATCCGGTGACGCCACGGAATCCAAAGGCATGGGGCTGTCCGCCATGGCTTTGCGTTGCCGGATGATCGGGGCAAAGATGTCCCTGGACAGTGAGCCGGGCAGGGGCACCCGGTTGACGATCCGCCTGCCTCTCCCGGCACAGGAGGCTTCCCGATGA
- a CDS encoding glycogen/starch synthase — protein MGTPDRKPRILMVTPEVTFVPQKMEPGARSIAARAGGLGDICSAQIHGLFEQGADVHLAMPNYRNVFKNNEQRQPEIDIRGHSHKLPENRIHLAQDRSFFYHPKLFMNTDWDNIRLALAFQREVIHRIIPEVRPDLIHCYDWMTGLVPAMARRMGIPCVFTLYRLDSPRLSLAAIEDRGIDAAAFWEYGFYSRMPLNYEETRETNPLDLLVSGVFAADLATTLSRTFMDALTRAYCPKVKPWLKAELVNKLQAGRLRAVPPAPDASFDPATDRSLLRPYGPESHYAGKAFNKLQLQEALGLPLDSAAPVCFWPTRLDGGRAGCLLMADALPGILERYRDRRLQLVFIADGDFQENFRTRINQLQARDRVAVSDFNARRYRLAYAGSDFVLMPLHLDPCALPAMIGQRYGALPVAHDAGAIHDCVTHIDTTANRGSGFLFETFDVNGLMWALDQAMGFYSQPSGIRAAHLQRIMTDSLKRFDPDIAVRRLIDLYAIVHAGFRAGDRNSSDLPSAARMAA, from the coding sequence ATGGGGACGCCGGACCGCAAACCACGAATACTGATGGTAACGCCGGAAGTGACCTTCGTTCCGCAGAAGATGGAACCCGGAGCGCGGTCCATCGCCGCCCGCGCAGGCGGACTCGGTGACATCTGTTCGGCGCAGATCCACGGCCTGTTCGAACAGGGGGCGGACGTGCACCTGGCCATGCCCAATTATCGCAACGTTTTTAAAAACAACGAACAGCGCCAGCCTGAAATCGATATTCGCGGACACAGCCATAAATTGCCCGAAAACCGCATTCACCTGGCCCAGGATCGATCATTTTTTTACCATCCCAAATTGTTCATGAATACCGACTGGGACAACATCCGCCTTGCCCTGGCCTTTCAACGCGAAGTGATTCACCGCATCATTCCCGAAGTGCGGCCGGACCTGATCCACTGTTATGACTGGATGACGGGGCTGGTTCCGGCTATGGCCCGCCGCATGGGCATCCCCTGCGTTTTCACCCTTTATCGCCTGGATTCCCCGCGACTTTCGCTGGCGGCTATCGAAGATCGGGGAATCGACGCGGCCGCGTTCTGGGAGTACGGTTTTTACTCCCGGATGCCCCTCAACTACGAGGAAACCCGGGAAACCAACCCCCTGGACCTGCTGGTCAGCGGGGTGTTCGCCGCCGATCTGGCCACCACGTTGAGCCGGACGTTCATGGACGCCCTGACCCGGGCGTACTGCCCCAAAGTCAAGCCCTGGCTGAAGGCAGAACTGGTAAACAAACTGCAAGCCGGCAGGCTGCGCGCCGTGCCACCGGCCCCGGATGCCTCCTTCGATCCGGCTACCGACCGGTCCCTGCTGCGACCCTACGGGCCGGAGAGCCATTACGCCGGCAAGGCGTTCAACAAACTCCAACTGCAGGAAGCCCTCGGTCTGCCATTGGATTCCGCGGCACCGGTCTGTTTCTGGCCCACCCGGTTGGACGGCGGCCGGGCCGGATGCCTGCTCATGGCCGATGCCCTACCCGGCATCCTGGAGCGCTATCGTGATCGGCGGCTTCAACTTGTTTTTATCGCTGACGGCGATTTTCAGGAAAATTTTCGTACCCGCATCAATCAACTTCAGGCCCGGGACCGGGTTGCAGTCAGTGATTTCAATGCCCGGCGCTACCGGTTGGCCTATGCCGGATCGGATTTCGTGCTCATGCCCTTGCATCTGGACCCATGCGCTCTGCCGGCCATGATCGGCCAACGCTACGGGGCCCTTCCCGTTGCCCACGATGCCGGGGCGATCCACGATTGCGTGACCCATATAGATACCACCGCCAACCGCGGCAGCGGGTTTTTGTTCGAAACCTTCGATGTCAACGGGCTGATGTGGGCCCTGGATCAGGCCATGGGCTTTTACAGCCAGCCCAGCGGGATTCGGGCCGCCCACCTGCAGCGCATCATGACCGACAGTTTGAAGCGTTTCGACCCCGATATTGCGGTACGGCGGCTCATTGACCTGTACGCCATCGTTCATGCGGGGTTCCGTGCCGGCGACCGGAACAGTTCCGATCTGCCGTCAGCGGCCCGCATGGCGGCCTGA
- a CDS encoding PilZ domain-containing protein, protein METTSKKEETRRTTLRNLTQAHIVCKPYTSGGVFRKVEGVMRNFSRNGSYIETSQPFKSGTILILRMEQYPRVAASADSDQWPRSFCLAEVKWQQSMGDKEPVRYGMGVRYLD, encoded by the coding sequence ATGGAAACCACATCGAAAAAGGAGGAGACCCGGCGGACCACTTTGCGCAATCTTACCCAGGCGCATATCGTTTGTAAGCCATATACCAGCGGCGGTGTCTTTCGCAAGGTGGAAGGCGTCATGCGCAATTTTTCACGCAACGGGTCGTATATCGAAACGTCCCAGCCGTTCAAATCGGGAACCATCCTCATCCTGCGGATGGAACAGTACCCGCGGGTAGCCGCGTCGGCGGACAGCGACCAGTGGCCGCGATCGTTCTGCCTGGCGGAAGTCAAATGGCAGCAGAGCATGGGCGACAAGGAGCCTGTCCGATACGGTATGGGCGTGAGATACCTCGACTAG
- a CDS encoding AEC family transporter: MILILNNLFPVFALIGLGAGLKHLHLADESFFKASDRLVYFIFFPVMLFWKIGASPTVDDGATDLIVAAICAVATAYVISAACIKLFAVRAYAAGSFSQSCYRFNTYVGMAVILNTLGETGVSRFGVLIGFIIPIINVLAVSTLIWFSGRTIDNRQRLWITLRSLITNPLIIGCLAGMAYARFIGRFPVFIDNTFRLGAIVALPLALLSIGGALTLKNLKFHLGHSLLGASIKLLILPLVGCFFLKFLDASTLSFQVGMIFFALPTSPAIIVLSSQLNSDTEFASAAIVASTLLSFFSMSAVLLTF, encoded by the coding sequence ATGATACTGATCCTCAACAATCTTTTTCCCGTATTCGCCCTTATCGGACTGGGCGCCGGGCTCAAGCACCTGCACTTGGCCGACGAGTCCTTTTTCAAGGCCTCGGATCGTCTGGTCTACTTCATCTTTTTTCCGGTCATGCTTTTCTGGAAAATCGGCGCCTCCCCGACGGTTGACGACGGCGCCACCGACCTGATCGTCGCCGCCATCTGCGCCGTGGCCACGGCCTATGTGATCAGCGCCGCCTGCATCAAGCTGTTTGCGGTAAGGGCTTATGCCGCCGGTTCCTTTTCCCAGAGCTGCTACCGGTTCAACACCTATGTCGGCATGGCCGTGATCCTGAACACCCTGGGGGAAACCGGCGTTTCGCGTTTCGGCGTTCTCATCGGCTTTATCATCCCGATCATCAACGTGCTGGCCGTATCGACCCTGATCTGGTTTTCCGGCCGGACCATCGACAACCGGCAGCGACTGTGGATCACGCTGCGGTCTTTGATTACCAACCCGCTGATTATCGGATGCCTGGCCGGCATGGCCTATGCCCGCTTCATCGGCCGGTTTCCGGTTTTTATCGACAACACCTTTCGCCTGGGCGCCATCGTGGCCCTGCCCCTGGCCCTGCTTTCCATCGGCGGCGCCCTGACCCTGAAAAACCTGAAATTCCATCTTGGCCACTCCCTTTTAGGGGCGTCCATCAAACTGCTGATCCTGCCGCTCGTCGGCTGCTTTTTTCTCAAATTCCTCGACGCTTCGACACTTTCTTTTCAGGTGGGCATGATCTTTTTCGCCCTGCCCACATCGCCGGCCATCATCGTCCTCTCTTCACAGCTCAACAGCGACACGGAATTCGCTTCGGCGGCCATTGTGGCCTCTACCCTTCTCTCCTTTTTCTCCATGAGCGCCGTGCTGCTGACCTTCTAG
- a CDS encoding response regulator, which produces MTTITIRHSEPRPQGRQPTSAGIEASTPNDRISRTRNGLTMNTDNNRVLVVDDDPISLNMVAKMAGCLGYRTATCQEAVDALSCLSKAYFKLVITDYDMPFMDGLELADEIKKKYLSIRIIMMSGHSPAQIRDLLAGSTVIDGLLFKPFNLKSLKESIEIVCGSNIMGWVP; this is translated from the coding sequence ATGACTACCATAACGATTCGGCATTCGGAACCGCGGCCGCAAGGCCGCCAGCCAACATCGGCAGGGATCGAAGCTTCGACGCCGAATGATCGCATTTCACGGACACGCAACGGTCTGACGATGAATACCGATAACAACCGGGTTCTGGTCGTGGACGACGATCCGATCAGTTTGAATATGGTGGCCAAGATGGCCGGGTGCCTGGGATATCGGACAGCGACCTGCCAGGAAGCGGTGGACGCACTTTCCTGCCTGAGCAAAGCCTATTTCAAGCTGGTGATTACCGATTACGACATGCCCTTCATGGACGGTCTGGAACTGGCCGATGAGATCAAAAAGAAGTATCTCAGCATCCGGATTATCATGATGAGCGGCCATAGCCCGGCACAGATCAGAGACCTGCTGGCCGGGTCCACTGTAATCGACGGACTGCTGTTCAAGCCGTTTAATTTGAAGTCCCTGAAAGAAAGCATCGAAATCGTCTGCGGCAGCAACATCATGGGTTGGGTGCCCTAA
- a CDS encoding AAA family ATPase, whose translation MTTHHQAAILEAMMHPGFYPHPAPSIRRQETHISTVFLTGAWVYKIKKSVNLGFLDFSTLDKRRRYCRQEVALNRRLAAGIYIGVVPITCQEDGYGLNGPGETVEFAVKMRQLDESDVMVDRLRRGVLTDRHIELLVNRLVDFYTHTADDCEIDPKKSPAWEMNLQEASRFAGVWIDRRSFDFVRTATQSFVRTRGSLFRRRLESRKIKDGHGDLRTDHIYFTADGIQVIDCIEFNPHLRCLDIVSDLAFLAMDLAFLGFADQGRDLIRLYARQADDLEALPLLDFYRCYRAMVRCKVSCLRLEEGRLADIAQKALVQTAGRYLALARGYAEAFSRPMMWMVGGLPASGKSTIAKALSKIHDICVIRSDAVRKAHFSDGAKKSGTTAFEEGIYSAGATEATYDQMAAMAAEKLKKGCSVVLDATFSRQAHRNQALRMARYHQATPIFVECHAGKALLSERLKRRETEPSLSDARLIHLEAFKKRFEPVEAIGGAAHLRVDTARPIRECLHRILLSDALLAGAEKWKQPRQRATAK comes from the coding sequence ATGACCACCCATCATCAGGCGGCAATCCTTGAGGCCATGATGCACCCCGGCTTCTACCCGCACCCGGCGCCATCGATCCGGCGGCAGGAGACCCACATCTCCACGGTATTTCTCACCGGTGCATGGGTCTACAAAATCAAAAAGTCGGTGAACCTGGGGTTTCTGGATTTCTCGACCCTCGACAAGCGCAGGCGGTATTGCCGGCAGGAGGTCGCCTTGAACCGCCGGCTGGCCGCCGGCATCTACATCGGCGTCGTACCCATTACCTGCCAGGAAGACGGTTATGGGTTGAACGGACCGGGAGAGACGGTCGAGTTTGCCGTAAAGATGCGCCAGTTGGACGAATCGGATGTCATGGTCGACCGGTTGCGCCGGGGCGTCCTGACCGACCGGCATATCGAATTGCTGGTCAACCGGTTGGTCGATTTCTACACCCACACCGCAGACGACTGCGAGATAGATCCGAAAAAATCACCGGCCTGGGAGATGAATCTGCAGGAGGCCAGCCGGTTCGCCGGCGTATGGATCGACCGGCGATCTTTCGATTTCGTCCGGACCGCTACCCAGTCCTTTGTCCGCACCCGGGGTTCCCTTTTCCGGCGGCGTCTGGAAAGCCGCAAGATCAAGGACGGCCACGGGGACTTGCGAACCGACCACATCTACTTTACCGCCGACGGCATCCAGGTCATCGACTGCATCGAATTCAATCCCCATCTGCGCTGCCTGGACATCGTCAGCGACCTGGCTTTCCTGGCCATGGATCTTGCTTTTCTGGGATTCGCGGATCAAGGCCGCGACCTGATCCGGCTATACGCCCGGCAGGCCGACGATCTCGAAGCCCTGCCGCTGCTGGATTTCTATCGCTGCTACCGTGCGATGGTGCGCTGCAAGGTCAGTTGCCTGCGCCTCGAAGAGGGCCGACTGGCGGACATCGCCCAAAAGGCACTCGTACAAACCGCCGGCCGCTACCTGGCCTTGGCCCGGGGCTATGCCGAGGCCTTCAGCCGCCCGATGATGTGGATGGTGGGCGGCCTGCCCGCGTCCGGGAAAAGCACCATCGCCAAGGCACTGTCAAAGATCCATGACATTTGCGTGATCCGCTCGGACGCGGTCCGAAAGGCCCATTTTTCCGATGGAGCGAAAAAATCGGGGACGACCGCCTTCGAAGAGGGCATCTACTCGGCCGGTGCCACCGAAGCGACCTACGACCAAATGGCGGCCATGGCGGCGGAAAAGCTTAAGAAAGGGTGCAGCGTGGTGCTCGATGCCACCTTCAGCCGTCAGGCGCACCGCAATCAGGCCCTTCGCATGGCCCGATACCATCAAGCCACGCCGATCTTCGTGGAATGTCATGCAGGGAAAGCGCTTTTATCCGAGCGCCTGAAACGGCGGGAAACCGAGCCGTCCCTGTCCGACGCGCGCCTGATCCATCTCGAAGCGTTCAAAAAGCGCTTCGAACCCGTGGAAGCAATAGGCGGTGCGGCCCATCTGCGTGTCGACACCGCCCGGCCCATTCGCGAATGCCTGCACCGCATTTTACTCTCGGATGCCCTGCTGGCCGGCGCAGAAAAATGGAAACAACCCCGGCAACGCGCAACCGCCAAGTAA
- the truA gene encoding tRNA pseudouridine(38-40) synthase TruA, with protein MSPTASQTFKLIIEYDGSGFHGWQRQKSDRSVQETIEKALAVMTRENVSLIGSGRTDAGVHALGQVASFTTRTHLDAEALRNGLNSLLPDDVVIRGCNPMPAGFHARFDVTSKRYRYHILNQPIAPAIGRQFVWHIRKTLDIPAMRTAADCLIGTHDFKAFEGTGSPRSHTVRTVSVSAVEETGGGNLTYDIAASGFLRFMVRNIVGTLVEVGLGKIPAATVPEILQSRDRSRAGATAPARGLFLVDVSYPPK; from the coding sequence ATGAGTCCGACGGCATCCCAAACATTCAAACTGATCATCGAGTACGACGGATCCGGTTTTCACGGCTGGCAGCGTCAGAAAAGCGACCGATCCGTTCAGGAAACCATCGAAAAGGCGCTGGCCGTGATGACCCGCGAAAACGTGTCCCTCATCGGTTCGGGGCGCACCGACGCCGGTGTCCACGCCTTAGGGCAGGTGGCCAGCTTCACCACCCGCACCCACCTGGATGCCGAAGCGTTGCGCAACGGCCTCAACAGCCTGCTGCCCGACGATGTCGTCATCCGGGGCTGCAATCCCATGCCCGCCGGGTTTCACGCCCGTTTCGATGTGACCTCCAAACGCTACCGCTACCACATCCTCAACCAGCCCATCGCCCCGGCCATCGGCCGCCAGTTCGTCTGGCATATCCGAAAAACCCTGGACATCCCGGCCATGCGCACAGCGGCCGACTGTTTGATCGGCACCCACGATTTCAAGGCCTTCGAAGGCACCGGCAGCCCCCGCAGCCATACGGTGCGCACCGTCAGCGTCTCCGCTGTAGAGGAAACCGGGGGCGGCAACCTGACCTACGACATCGCGGCCAGCGGTTTTCTGCGTTTCATGGTGAGAAATATTGTAGGGACGCTGGTGGAAGTGGGGTTGGGGAAAATCCCCGCGGCAACAGTGCCGGAAATTTTACAATCCAGGGACCGTTCCCGCGCCGGTGCCACGGCGCCGGCTCGGGGTCTGTTTCTGGTGGACGTGTCTTATCCACCAAAATAA
- a CDS encoding response regulator transcription factor, whose protein sequence is MTTYTIVLADDHAMMREGIRSLIDAVADLEVVGEAGDGLALLNLLKKRSPDMVILDISMPGMRGLEAAREIKALNPDIHVLILSMHKSEEFLSMALAAGAKGYLLKEDSGEELLTAIDRIRNGRTYLSKKLAGEFPEAIISICRGNYDTPPNPLTPRERHVLQLIAEGHTDRQISDKLCISVRTVHRHHANIRSKLDLKRTAELVRYAIAHGYIDDQR, encoded by the coding sequence ATGACAACCTACACCATCGTTCTCGCCGACGACCACGCCATGATGCGCGAGGGCATCCGCAGTTTGATCGATGCCGTGGCGGATCTCGAAGTCGTCGGCGAAGCCGGAGACGGCCTGGCACTGCTCAATCTGCTCAAGAAAAGGTCCCCGGACATGGTGATCCTGGATATTTCCATGCCCGGTATGCGCGGCCTGGAAGCGGCCCGCGAAATCAAGGCCCTGAACCCCGATATCCATGTGCTCATCCTGAGTATGCACAAAAGCGAGGAATTTCTTTCCATGGCCCTGGCCGCCGGAGCGAAGGGCTATCTGCTGAAAGAGGACTCGGGGGAAGAACTGCTTACGGCCATCGACCGGATTCGAAACGGTCGCACCTACCTGTCCAAAAAACTGGCCGGCGAGTTTCCCGAGGCCATTATTTCCATCTGCCGGGGCAACTACGACACCCCGCCGAATCCGCTCACGCCTCGGGAACGCCATGTCCTGCAACTGATCGCCGAGGGCCACACCGACCGCCAGATCAGCGACAAGCTTTGCATCAGCGTGCGCACCGTTCACCGGCACCATGCCAATATCCGCAGCAAACTCGATCTGAAGCGCACGGCCGAACTGGTGCGCTACGCCATCGCCCACGGCTACATCGACGATCAGCGTTAG
- a CDS encoding isoamylase early set domain-containing protein, with protein sequence MGIRKQFLKTKPVCKVTFTIPEKKENAAKIAHVVGEFNDWSTTANPMKRLKKGGFSTTVDLETGRSYQFRYLLEASHWENDSDADGYLPTPYGDSRNSVIQL encoded by the coding sequence ATGGGGATTCGCAAACAGTTCTTGAAAACCAAACCCGTGTGCAAAGTTACCTTTACCATTCCCGAGAAAAAGGAAAACGCAGCCAAAATCGCTCATGTGGTGGGTGAGTTCAATGACTGGTCCACCACAGCCAATCCCATGAAGAGATTGAAAAAAGGGGGGTTCAGCACAACCGTGGACCTGGAAACCGGGCGGTCCTACCAATTTCGCTATTTGCTGGAAGCGTCTCATTGGGAGAACGATTCCGATGCCGACGGTTATCTGCCGACGCCCTATGGAGACAGTCGGAACTCGGTGATCCAACTCTGA
- a CDS encoding universal stress protein gives MYKTILVPLDGSERAEAILPHVEPLALTLKSDVVLLYVDGTDNLMLGRDEVVDINDFLEKRRARIKEKRAYLQNIVDHWRPVGIDARICIGRGSVVAGILDMAEQEKADLVAMASHGQSGSKRTFYGSVAVGVLNRIDRPLLLIRSRIVEPAISA, from the coding sequence ATGTACAAAACAATTCTCGTTCCTCTGGATGGATCCGAACGTGCCGAAGCCATTTTGCCCCATGTGGAGCCCCTGGCCTTGACCCTGAAGTCCGATGTGGTTCTGCTCTACGTGGACGGGACCGACAACCTGATGCTCGGGCGCGACGAAGTGGTCGATATAAACGACTTTCTGGAAAAGCGCCGGGCCCGCATCAAAGAAAAGCGGGCCTACCTCCAGAACATCGTAGACCACTGGCGTCCCGTGGGAATCGACGCCCGGATTTGCATCGGCCGCGGCAGTGTGGTGGCCGGTATCCTCGATATGGCCGAACAGGAGAAAGCTGACCTGGTGGCCATGGCCAGCCACGGTCAAAGCGGATCGAAGCGGACCTTTTACGGTAGTGTGGCCGTGGGTGTGCTCAACCGCATCGACCGGCCCCTTTTGCTGATCCGTTCGCGTATCGTCGAGCCGGCGATCAGCGCCTGA
- a CDS encoding universal stress protein produces MFNRILAATDSVTTPDAPVVTAARLARQHHARLYLLHVMESASTENRRWIRHYETGMEMIAGTEYEQTVGRVLRRTYRDSISGEEAAVRVTAGFPWEGILHWAREIDADLIVLGPHSTRAMEKGVVRIAGLVGSTVENVVIRETCPVMVVNHPANTQQLRFERVLIPVDFSRSCECAVCFAARLAANCHSQLQVFHMIPVLPVPKYSRSAYTRDKAGALKRLESLYRPYLDGLDHRYIVRAGSLPHLEILNAVRDQNSDLIVMGSHTKETGGKWYPGSAVERVGFRAACPLVAITDPQVLIHWKGRLADTVQKEADRKIHVSTDADALPPSTP; encoded by the coding sequence ATGTTCAACCGCATCCTGGCGGCGACCGATAGCGTCACCACCCCCGACGCACCGGTCGTAACGGCCGCCCGCCTGGCCCGGCAGCACCACGCCCGCCTTTACTTGCTGCATGTCATGGAGTCGGCATCCACAGAAAACCGCCGATGGATCCGTCATTACGAAACGGGTATGGAGATGATCGCCGGCACCGAGTACGAACAGACCGTGGGCCGCGTTTTGCGGCGGACATATCGGGATTCGATTTCAGGCGAGGAAGCGGCGGTACGCGTCACCGCCGGCTTTCCCTGGGAGGGAATTCTGCACTGGGCACGGGAGATCGATGCCGATCTCATCGTCCTGGGTCCGCATTCGACCCGGGCCATGGAAAAAGGAGTTGTGCGAATTGCCGGGCTCGTCGGTTCGACGGTGGAAAACGTGGTGATCCGCGAAACCTGCCCGGTGATGGTGGTCAATCACCCCGCGAACACGCAGCAGCTGCGTTTTGAACGGGTATTGATCCCCGTCGATTTCTCACGCTCCTGCGAATGTGCGGTGTGCTTTGCCGCCCGTCTGGCCGCAAACTGCCACAGCCAATTACAGGTGTTTCACATGATCCCGGTGCTCCCGGTGCCCAAATACAGCCGGTCGGCCTATACCCGGGACAAGGCCGGCGCGCTAAAACGGCTCGAATCGCTATATCGTCCCTATCTCGACGGCCTCGACCACCGGTACATCGTCCGGGCCGGTTCCCTGCCTCACCTTGAAATTCTCAACGCGGTCCGGGACCAGAATTCGGATCTGATTGTCATGGGATCCCATACCAAGGAGACCGGAGGCAAATGGTATCCGGGCAGTGCGGTCGAACGGGTCGGTTTCCGGGCCGCCTGTCCCCTGGTCGCGATCACCGATCCCCAGGTGTTGATTCACTGGAAAGGCCGGTTGGCCGACACCGTCCAAAAAGAGGCGGATCGAAAAATCCATGTATCCACGGACGCCGACGCTTTACCCCCGTCCACACCGTAA